One Lasioglossum baleicum chromosome 6, iyLasBale1, whole genome shotgun sequence genomic window carries:
- the E(z) gene encoding histone-lysine N-methyltransferase E(z) isoform X1, which yields MSKAKISAEWRKRVKSEYMRLRQMKRYKRADEVKIAWNQNRKVMSELSTVEEKRWTDGKAMWLAMQDIPPYVSCMKKAEVSSSDGDVQTCPVKIINAVTPIPTMYTWAPIQQNFMVEDETVLHNIPYMGDEILDQDGTFIEELIKNYDGKVHGDRESGFMDDSTFVDLVNALAQYEKEDKEREKSKKGKDTEDDKERKDGGNIKTEVKSDKLEDVKPEGNPFPSMHIFNAISSMFPDKGRPEELKEKYIELTERSDPNVLPPECTPNIDGVNAKSVPREQTMHSFHTLFCRRCFKYDCFLHPARGVSPQGLQVCHPGPNLQKRKGPDLKPFSEPCGTECYMHLEGMKEKLAAQAADIKDEESDEKRGAPRKVRKQASVDSGNEASSEDSNDSNKYSQGGGCQDFKQNVNKETKPEESVEDQAQPENQVPFTLLGLNKRVKTENELSWTGSEQSLFRALHKAFPGNPCALAQIMLTKTCQEVYRFAQKEASDIPAIENLKDFTPPRKKKKKHRLWSMHCRKIQLKKDSGANHVHNFAPCDHPGRQCDNSCPCIQAQNFCEKFCQCSSECQNRFPGCRCKAQCNTKQCPCYLAVRECDPDLCQTCGADQFHITKISCKNVSVQRGLHKHLLMAPSDVAGWGIFLKESAAKNEFISEYCGEIISQDEADRRGKVYDKYMCSFLFNLNNDFVVDATRKGNKIRFANHSINPNCYAKVMMVNGDHRIGIFAKRAIQPGEELFFDYRYGPTEQLKFVGIEREMEFL from the exons ATGTCGAAAGCTAAAATCTCCGCAGAATGGAGGAAGCGCGTAAAGTCCGAATATATGCGTTTACGGCAAATGAAACGCTACAAACGGGCAGATGAAGTAAAGATAGCTTGGAATCAAAATCGAAAGGTTATGTCTG AATTGTCAACAGTGGAAGAAAAACGATGGACCGATGGAAAAGCAATGTGGTTAGCGATGCAAGACATTCCTCCATATGTTTCCTGCATGAAAAAAGCAGAAGTTAGTAGTTCCGATGGTGATGTGCAAACATGTCCTGTTAAAATTATCAATGCTGTAACTCCCATACCAACCATGTATACCTGGGCACCTATACAACAAAACTTTATGGTAGAAGATGAGACAGTTTTACACAACATACCATACATGGGAGATGAAATTTTAGATCAAGATGGCACTTTTATCgaagaattaataaaaaattatgatgGAAAG GTTCACGGAGACAGAGAATCTGGTTTTATGGATGATTCCACATTCGTAGACTTGGTAAATGCGTTGGCACAATATGAAAAAGaggataaagagagagagaaatcgaaAAAAGGAAAGGACACGGAAGATGATAAAGAGAGAAAGGATGGTGGTAATATTAAAACCGAGGTCAAGTCTGATAAATTAGAAGATGTTAAACCAGAAGGGAATCCGTTTCCGTCAATGCACATTTTCAAT GCAATATCTAGTATGTTTCCTGACAAAGGACGACCAGAAGAATTAAAGGAAAAGTACATAGAGTTAACAGAAAGATCAGATCCAAATGTTCTACCACCAGAGTGTACTCCTAATATTGACGGTGTGAATGCAAAGAGTGTACCTCGGGAGCAAACAATGCATTCTTTTCACACTTTGTTTTGTAGGAGGTGTTTCAAATACGACTGTTTTCTTCATC CAGCCAGGGGAGTTTCGCCGCAAG GTCTTCAAGTCTGTCATCCAGGACCGAATCTGCAGAAACGAAAAGGGCCCGACCTGAAACCATTCTCTGAACCGTGTGGAACAGAATGTTATATGCATTTG GAGGGGATGAAAGAGAAACTCGCGGCTCAAGCGGCTGACATCAAGGATGAGGAAAGCGATGAAAAACGCGGAGCTCCTAGAAAAGTACGGAAACAAGCGAGTGTTGATTCAGGAAACGAAGCGAGCAGCGAAGACAGCAACGATAGCAATAAATATAGTCAAGGTGGCGGTTGCCAAG ATTTTAAACAGAACGTAAATAAAGAAACAAAGCCGGAGGAGTCGGTGGAGGATCAGGCTCAGCCGGAGAATCAGGTGCCGTTTACGCTTCTTGGCCTTAATAAACGTGTCAAAACGGAAAACGAGCTATCGTGGACCGGTTCAGAACAGAGTTTGTTCCGAGCTCTTCACAAAGCATTTCCTGGTAATCCGTGCGCATTAGCGCAGATAATGTTGACGAAAACTTGTCAAGAAGTGTATAGATTCGCGCAGAAAGAAGCCTCGGACATTCCAGCGATCGAGAACTTGAAAGACTTTACACCTCcacgaaagaagaagaagaagcatcgACTTTGGTCAATGCACTGCAGAAAAATACAGCTGAAAAAGGACTCAG GTGCTAATCACGTGCATAATTTCGCACCATGCGATCATCCTGGAAGGCAATGCGACAATTCCTGTCCGTGTATACAGGCTCAGAACTTTTGTGAAAAGTTTTGTCAGTGCAGCAGCGAATGCCAAAACCGGTTTCCGGGATGCAGGTGCAAAGCTCAGTGTAACACAAAGCAATGCCCTTGTTATCTAGCTGTAAGGGAATGCGATCCAGACCTTTGTCAAACTTGCGGCGCGGATCAATTTCATATTACGAAGATATCGTGCAAGAATGTCAGCGTTCAACGCGGTCTTC ATAAGCATCTTTTGATGGCGCCGTCCGACGTTGCGGGTTGGGGAATATTTCTTAAAGAATCTGCAGCCAAAAACGAATTTATTTCGGAATATTGTGGCGAGATTATCAGTCAAGACGAAGCCGACAGAAGGGGAAAAGTGTACGATAAATACATGTGTAGTTTCCTGTTTAATCTAAATAATG ATTTTGTTGTGGATGCAACGAGAAAGGGAAACAAAATACGATTCGCCAATCATTCGATAAATCCTAATTGCTACGCGAAAGTGATGATGGTGAACGGTGATCATAGAATAGGTATTTTCGCCAAGAGGGCTATTCAACCTGGCGAGGAACTGTTTTTCGATTACAG ATATGGACCAACAGAACAATTGAAGTTCGTCGGTATCGAACgagaaatggagtttctgtaa
- the E(z) gene encoding histone-lysine N-methyltransferase E(z) isoform X3, which yields MSKAKISAEWRKRVKSEYMRLRQMKRYKRADEVKIAWNQNRKVMSELSTVEEKRWTDGKAMWLAMQDIPPYVSCMKKAEVSSSDGDVQTCPVKIINAVTPIPTMYTWAPIQQNFMVEDETVLHNIPYMGDEILDQDGTFIEELIKNYDGKVHGDRESGFMDDSTFVDLVNALAQYEKEDKEREKSKKGKDTEDDKERKDGGNIKTEVKSDKLEDVKPEGNPFPSMHIFNAISSMFPDKGRPEELKEKYIELTERSDPNVLPPECTPNIDGVNAKSVPREQTMHSFHTLFCRRCFKYDCFLHRLQVCHPGPNLQKRKGPDLKPFSEPCGTECYMHLEGMKEKLAAQAADIKDEESDEKRGAPRKVRKQASVDSGNEASSEDSNDSNKYSQGGGCQDFKQNVNKETKPEESVEDQAQPENQVPFTLLGLNKRVKTENELSWTGSEQSLFRALHKAFPGNPCALAQIMLTKTCQEVYRFAQKEASDIPAIENLKDFTPPRKKKKKHRLWSMHCRKIQLKKDSGANHVHNFAPCDHPGRQCDNSCPCIQAQNFCEKFCQCSSECQNRFPGCRCKAQCNTKQCPCYLAVRECDPDLCQTCGADQFHITKISCKNVSVQRGLHKHLLMAPSDVAGWGIFLKESAAKNEFISEYCGEIISQDEADRRGKVYDKYMCSFLFNLNNDFVVDATRKGNKIRFANHSINPNCYAKVMMVNGDHRIGIFAKRAIQPGEELFFDYRYGPTEQLKFVGIEREMEFL from the exons ATGTCGAAAGCTAAAATCTCCGCAGAATGGAGGAAGCGCGTAAAGTCCGAATATATGCGTTTACGGCAAATGAAACGCTACAAACGGGCAGATGAAGTAAAGATAGCTTGGAATCAAAATCGAAAGGTTATGTCTG AATTGTCAACAGTGGAAGAAAAACGATGGACCGATGGAAAAGCAATGTGGTTAGCGATGCAAGACATTCCTCCATATGTTTCCTGCATGAAAAAAGCAGAAGTTAGTAGTTCCGATGGTGATGTGCAAACATGTCCTGTTAAAATTATCAATGCTGTAACTCCCATACCAACCATGTATACCTGGGCACCTATACAACAAAACTTTATGGTAGAAGATGAGACAGTTTTACACAACATACCATACATGGGAGATGAAATTTTAGATCAAGATGGCACTTTTATCgaagaattaataaaaaattatgatgGAAAG GTTCACGGAGACAGAGAATCTGGTTTTATGGATGATTCCACATTCGTAGACTTGGTAAATGCGTTGGCACAATATGAAAAAGaggataaagagagagagaaatcgaaAAAAGGAAAGGACACGGAAGATGATAAAGAGAGAAAGGATGGTGGTAATATTAAAACCGAGGTCAAGTCTGATAAATTAGAAGATGTTAAACCAGAAGGGAATCCGTTTCCGTCAATGCACATTTTCAAT GCAATATCTAGTATGTTTCCTGACAAAGGACGACCAGAAGAATTAAAGGAAAAGTACATAGAGTTAACAGAAAGATCAGATCCAAATGTTCTACCACCAGAGTGTACTCCTAATATTGACGGTGTGAATGCAAAGAGTGTACCTCGGGAGCAAACAATGCATTCTTTTCACACTTTGTTTTGTAGGAGGTGTTTCAAATACGACTGTTTTCTTCATC GTCTTCAAGTCTGTCATCCAGGACCGAATCTGCAGAAACGAAAAGGGCCCGACCTGAAACCATTCTCTGAACCGTGTGGAACAGAATGTTATATGCATTTG GAGGGGATGAAAGAGAAACTCGCGGCTCAAGCGGCTGACATCAAGGATGAGGAAAGCGATGAAAAACGCGGAGCTCCTAGAAAAGTACGGAAACAAGCGAGTGTTGATTCAGGAAACGAAGCGAGCAGCGAAGACAGCAACGATAGCAATAAATATAGTCAAGGTGGCGGTTGCCAAG ATTTTAAACAGAACGTAAATAAAGAAACAAAGCCGGAGGAGTCGGTGGAGGATCAGGCTCAGCCGGAGAATCAGGTGCCGTTTACGCTTCTTGGCCTTAATAAACGTGTCAAAACGGAAAACGAGCTATCGTGGACCGGTTCAGAACAGAGTTTGTTCCGAGCTCTTCACAAAGCATTTCCTGGTAATCCGTGCGCATTAGCGCAGATAATGTTGACGAAAACTTGTCAAGAAGTGTATAGATTCGCGCAGAAAGAAGCCTCGGACATTCCAGCGATCGAGAACTTGAAAGACTTTACACCTCcacgaaagaagaagaagaagcatcgACTTTGGTCAATGCACTGCAGAAAAATACAGCTGAAAAAGGACTCAG GTGCTAATCACGTGCATAATTTCGCACCATGCGATCATCCTGGAAGGCAATGCGACAATTCCTGTCCGTGTATACAGGCTCAGAACTTTTGTGAAAAGTTTTGTCAGTGCAGCAGCGAATGCCAAAACCGGTTTCCGGGATGCAGGTGCAAAGCTCAGTGTAACACAAAGCAATGCCCTTGTTATCTAGCTGTAAGGGAATGCGATCCAGACCTTTGTCAAACTTGCGGCGCGGATCAATTTCATATTACGAAGATATCGTGCAAGAATGTCAGCGTTCAACGCGGTCTTC ATAAGCATCTTTTGATGGCGCCGTCCGACGTTGCGGGTTGGGGAATATTTCTTAAAGAATCTGCAGCCAAAAACGAATTTATTTCGGAATATTGTGGCGAGATTATCAGTCAAGACGAAGCCGACAGAAGGGGAAAAGTGTACGATAAATACATGTGTAGTTTCCTGTTTAATCTAAATAATG ATTTTGTTGTGGATGCAACGAGAAAGGGAAACAAAATACGATTCGCCAATCATTCGATAAATCCTAATTGCTACGCGAAAGTGATGATGGTGAACGGTGATCATAGAATAGGTATTTTCGCCAAGAGGGCTATTCAACCTGGCGAGGAACTGTTTTTCGATTACAG ATATGGACCAACAGAACAATTGAAGTTCGTCGGTATCGAACgagaaatggagtttctgtaa
- the E(z) gene encoding histone-lysine N-methyltransferase E(z) isoform X2: MSKAKISAEWRKRVKSEYMRLRQMKRYKRADEVKIAWNQNRKVMSELSTVEEKRWTDGKAMWLAMQDIPPYVSCMKKAEVSSSDGDVQTCPVKIINAVTPIPTMYTWAPIQQNFMVEDETVLHNIPYMGDEILDQDGTFIEELIKNYDGKVHGDRESGFMDDSTFVDLVNALAQYEKEDKEREKSKKGKDTEDDKERKDGGNIKTEVKSDKLEDVKPEGNPFPSMHIFNAISSMFPDKGRPEELKEKYIELTERSDPNVLPPECTPNIDGVNAKSVPREQTMHSFHTLFCRRCFKYDCFLHPRGVSPQGLQVCHPGPNLQKRKGPDLKPFSEPCGTECYMHLEGMKEKLAAQAADIKDEESDEKRGAPRKVRKQASVDSGNEASSEDSNDSNKYSQGGGCQDFKQNVNKETKPEESVEDQAQPENQVPFTLLGLNKRVKTENELSWTGSEQSLFRALHKAFPGNPCALAQIMLTKTCQEVYRFAQKEASDIPAIENLKDFTPPRKKKKKHRLWSMHCRKIQLKKDSGANHVHNFAPCDHPGRQCDNSCPCIQAQNFCEKFCQCSSECQNRFPGCRCKAQCNTKQCPCYLAVRECDPDLCQTCGADQFHITKISCKNVSVQRGLHKHLLMAPSDVAGWGIFLKESAAKNEFISEYCGEIISQDEADRRGKVYDKYMCSFLFNLNNDFVVDATRKGNKIRFANHSINPNCYAKVMMVNGDHRIGIFAKRAIQPGEELFFDYRYGPTEQLKFVGIEREMEFL; this comes from the exons ATGTCGAAAGCTAAAATCTCCGCAGAATGGAGGAAGCGCGTAAAGTCCGAATATATGCGTTTACGGCAAATGAAACGCTACAAACGGGCAGATGAAGTAAAGATAGCTTGGAATCAAAATCGAAAGGTTATGTCTG AATTGTCAACAGTGGAAGAAAAACGATGGACCGATGGAAAAGCAATGTGGTTAGCGATGCAAGACATTCCTCCATATGTTTCCTGCATGAAAAAAGCAGAAGTTAGTAGTTCCGATGGTGATGTGCAAACATGTCCTGTTAAAATTATCAATGCTGTAACTCCCATACCAACCATGTATACCTGGGCACCTATACAACAAAACTTTATGGTAGAAGATGAGACAGTTTTACACAACATACCATACATGGGAGATGAAATTTTAGATCAAGATGGCACTTTTATCgaagaattaataaaaaattatgatgGAAAG GTTCACGGAGACAGAGAATCTGGTTTTATGGATGATTCCACATTCGTAGACTTGGTAAATGCGTTGGCACAATATGAAAAAGaggataaagagagagagaaatcgaaAAAAGGAAAGGACACGGAAGATGATAAAGAGAGAAAGGATGGTGGTAATATTAAAACCGAGGTCAAGTCTGATAAATTAGAAGATGTTAAACCAGAAGGGAATCCGTTTCCGTCAATGCACATTTTCAAT GCAATATCTAGTATGTTTCCTGACAAAGGACGACCAGAAGAATTAAAGGAAAAGTACATAGAGTTAACAGAAAGATCAGATCCAAATGTTCTACCACCAGAGTGTACTCCTAATATTGACGGTGTGAATGCAAAGAGTGTACCTCGGGAGCAAACAATGCATTCTTTTCACACTTTGTTTTGTAGGAGGTGTTTCAAATACGACTGTTTTCTTCATC CCAGGGGAGTTTCGCCGCAAG GTCTTCAAGTCTGTCATCCAGGACCGAATCTGCAGAAACGAAAAGGGCCCGACCTGAAACCATTCTCTGAACCGTGTGGAACAGAATGTTATATGCATTTG GAGGGGATGAAAGAGAAACTCGCGGCTCAAGCGGCTGACATCAAGGATGAGGAAAGCGATGAAAAACGCGGAGCTCCTAGAAAAGTACGGAAACAAGCGAGTGTTGATTCAGGAAACGAAGCGAGCAGCGAAGACAGCAACGATAGCAATAAATATAGTCAAGGTGGCGGTTGCCAAG ATTTTAAACAGAACGTAAATAAAGAAACAAAGCCGGAGGAGTCGGTGGAGGATCAGGCTCAGCCGGAGAATCAGGTGCCGTTTACGCTTCTTGGCCTTAATAAACGTGTCAAAACGGAAAACGAGCTATCGTGGACCGGTTCAGAACAGAGTTTGTTCCGAGCTCTTCACAAAGCATTTCCTGGTAATCCGTGCGCATTAGCGCAGATAATGTTGACGAAAACTTGTCAAGAAGTGTATAGATTCGCGCAGAAAGAAGCCTCGGACATTCCAGCGATCGAGAACTTGAAAGACTTTACACCTCcacgaaagaagaagaagaagcatcgACTTTGGTCAATGCACTGCAGAAAAATACAGCTGAAAAAGGACTCAG GTGCTAATCACGTGCATAATTTCGCACCATGCGATCATCCTGGAAGGCAATGCGACAATTCCTGTCCGTGTATACAGGCTCAGAACTTTTGTGAAAAGTTTTGTCAGTGCAGCAGCGAATGCCAAAACCGGTTTCCGGGATGCAGGTGCAAAGCTCAGTGTAACACAAAGCAATGCCCTTGTTATCTAGCTGTAAGGGAATGCGATCCAGACCTTTGTCAAACTTGCGGCGCGGATCAATTTCATATTACGAAGATATCGTGCAAGAATGTCAGCGTTCAACGCGGTCTTC ATAAGCATCTTTTGATGGCGCCGTCCGACGTTGCGGGTTGGGGAATATTTCTTAAAGAATCTGCAGCCAAAAACGAATTTATTTCGGAATATTGTGGCGAGATTATCAGTCAAGACGAAGCCGACAGAAGGGGAAAAGTGTACGATAAATACATGTGTAGTTTCCTGTTTAATCTAAATAATG ATTTTGTTGTGGATGCAACGAGAAAGGGAAACAAAATACGATTCGCCAATCATTCGATAAATCCTAATTGCTACGCGAAAGTGATGATGGTGAACGGTGATCATAGAATAGGTATTTTCGCCAAGAGGGCTATTCAACCTGGCGAGGAACTGTTTTTCGATTACAG ATATGGACCAACAGAACAATTGAAGTTCGTCGGTATCGAACgagaaatggagtttctgtaa